A window from Dysidea avara chromosome 2, odDysAvar1.4, whole genome shotgun sequence encodes these proteins:
- the LOC136244667 gene encoding tyrosinase-like — MQSGKVSFMAIASLCLLGQEVFGQIPTACSDVTSLENLECCPSTSDGVCVQDAGRGLCTDLNVPGYDRNSADVRRNWPHYFTRVCKCNGNYAGYDCSRCMFGHYGPDCSQSKALLLQSLATYTDSDWTAYIDTILQSRSFDSGYMVVLEEAVPGTTNLHMTNISLYNLFVWLHHYAAKDSVTIDLENRLDYAHAGPAFTTWHKYFHVLFEWEIQYMLKSRGHMDYHTFRLPYWDRRIEIQRSIGILAEDLFTEKKLGATRNVSGFPRVFGDIVGDVWDTICWNTFFRFVIQMLTPILFSVVHSQELIHTIVTILTSPQVSK; from the exons aTGCAAAGTGGTAAAGTTTCTTTTATGGCCATTGCCTCATTATGCCTGTTGGGGCAGGAGGTTTTCGGTCAAATACCAACAGCATGCAGTGATGTTACAAGTCTAGAAAACTTGGAGTGTTGTCCATCCACAAGTGATGGTGTGTGTGTACAGGATGCCGGTAGAGGACTGTGTACTGATTTGAACGTGCCTGGATATGACAGAAATAGTGCTGATGTCCGTCGCAATTGGCCTCACTACTTCACTAGG GTCTGTAAATGTAATGGAAATTATGCTGGATATGACTGTAGTCGGTGTATGTTTGGTCATTATGGACCAGATTGCTCTCAGTCAAAAGCTCTTCTCCTACAATCACTGGCTACCTACACTGATAGTGACTGGACTGCATACATTGATACTATTCTGCAGTCACGTTCATTTGACTCAGGGTACATGGTTGTATTAGAAGAGGCAGTTCCAGGAACCACAAATCTCCACATGACTAACATATCACtttataatttgtttgtgtggCTGCACCACTATGCTGCAAAAGACTCTGTGACAATAG ATTTAGAAAATCGTTTGGATTATGCTCATGCTGGACCTGCATTTACAACTTGGCACAAATACTTTCATGTGTTGTTTGAGTGGGAAATACAATACATGCTGAAGAGCAGGGGACACATGGACTATCACACTTTCAGGCTACCTTACTGGGATCGGCGAATTGAAATTCAAAGATCTATAGGAATACTTGCAGAAGATCTCTTTACAGAAAAAAAGCTTGGGGCAACAAGGAATGTCAGTGGTTTTCCTCGTGTATTTGGAGATATCGTTGGTGATGTATGGGACACAATATGTTGGAATACATTTTTCAGATTTGTGATCCAAATGTTAACACCGATTCTCTTCAGTGTTGTCCATTCACAGGAACTGATCCACACAATAGTAACAATCCTGACTAGCCCACAAGTCAGCAAGTGA